The genome window TCTTCGGGAATAAAACTCATGCTTATTCCCATTTTAATTATATCCCTTGGATTTTTTCTAACTATACTTTGCCCCTTATAAATAATGTCACCTTCAGAAACTGAATGAAGCCCGGCTATAGACTCACAGAGTTCCTTCTGTCCACTTCCTGCTACTCCAGCTACACCTAGTATTTCTCCTGATTTAATATCAAAGCTTATATTATCCATAGCCTTTGTACCATCTTCATTGGTAGAAGAAAGTTTATTAACGCTCAATATAGTCTTTTTATTTTCAGTCTCTATCCTCTGAATGGATAAATCAAGGGAGCGTCCCACCATCATATCCGCTAATTGCTTTGCACTTACATCCTGCTTATTAACTGTTTCAACAACTTCTCCCCTTCTAAGAACTGTGATTTTATCGCTTATCTCCATAACTTCATTTAGTTTATGAGTTATTATTATTACCGAGCAACCTGCTTCCTTCATTTTTCTAATTATCTTAAAGAGTCCCTCTGTTTCTTGTGGGGTGAGTACAGCAGTTGGCTCGTCTAATATAAGCACCTCAGCTCCTCTATATAGCACCTTTAATATCTCTAATCTTTGTTTCTCTGCGACTGACATATTATAGACTTTTTTATCGGGAGATATCTCTAGTCCATATTTTTCGGATATATCTTTTATTTCCTTTGATAGCTTCTTACCATTTATAAAAAAACTTCCCCTTTGGCCTGCAATAATATTTTCCTTTGCAGTTAAAACATCTACAAGCTTAAAGTGTTGATGTATCATACCTATTCCCATTGATATGGAATCCTTAGGTAGATTGAATTTAACCTTCTTATTTTTTACAAAAATAGAACCACTGTCAGGGGTATAAATCCCTGACAGCATATTCATTAATGTACTCTTACCTGCTCCATTTTCTCCTAAAATAGAGTGAATTTCTCCACTATAAAACTTTAAGCATATATCTTTATTTGCAATGACTTTACCAAAGGTCTTAGATATGTTGTGTATATCTATAAGTATATTTTTTTCCATGTCATCACCTTATTTTTCTATTTTGCCTTCTACTCCTTCTACAAACCAATCCATTGATAACATCTCGCCATCAGTAAGCATTTTACCGTCTTCAACTACAACTTCTCCCTCTTGATTCTTAAGTGGTCCACCAAAAATATTAAGCTCTCCATTTAAGATTTTTGCTTCCACTTCTTTGATTTTTGCTTCAGCAGCCTCAGGGGCATTTTCAGTAAGTGGTGCAAGCTCAACGATCTTATCCTTCATACCACCCCAATAGCTATGACTTTCCCAGCTTCCTTCCTTCGCTGCTTTAACCTGCTCTACATAGTATGGTCCCCAATTCCAAACCGGTGCTGTCATATATGCCTTGGGAGCCTTATCAAATGAATCTGTATTATAGCCAATTGAACAAGCTCCTGCTTCTTCAGCAGCTTGTTGTGGTCCAGCAGTATCTTGATGCTGTGCTATTACATCTGTACCTTCATCTAAAAGTGACTTAGCAGCTTCCTTTTCCTTAGCAGGATCATACCATGTATGGGTCCATCTAACCATGACCTTTGCATCGGGATTTACTGAACGTACTCCTAATGTAAATGCATTTATTCCTCTGATTACTTC of Maledivibacter sp. contains these proteins:
- a CDS encoding ABC transporter ATP-binding protein — encoded protein: MEKNILIDIHNISKTFGKVIANKDICLKFYSGEIHSILGENGAGKSTLMNMLSGIYTPDSGSIFVKNKKVKFNLPKDSISMGIGMIHQHFKLVDVLTAKENIIAGQRGSFFINGKKLSKEIKDISEKYGLEISPDKKVYNMSVAEKQRLEILKVLYRGAEVLILDEPTAVLTPQETEGLFKIIRKMKEAGCSVIIITHKLNEVMEISDKITVLRRGEVVETVNKQDVSAKQLADMMVGRSLDLSIQRIETENKKTILSVNKLSSTNEDGTKAMDNISFDIKSGEILGVAGVAGSGQKELCESIAGLHSVSEGDIIYKGQSIVRKNPRDIIKMGISMSFIPEDRLGMGLIASMDIVDNVLLKEYQNQKGVLLSRKPAKIKADKIVNKLNIATPDINHPVRKLSGGNIQKVLLGREIETNPSLIITAYPARGLDIGAAYTVYDLLNEQKKKGVGILFIGEDLDVLMELCDRILVLCEGKITGVVDANTVTKEELGLMMAGETLRRNDNID
- a CDS encoding BMP family ABC transporter substrate-binding protein, producing MKRTISVLLTLLLALSLFSGCGNEAIEKPASAVEENPGTEESTSEDFKVGFIYVGPIGDGGWSYSHNEGRLYLEQELGVETIYRESVPEGPEVEKVMNDMIDQGAKVIFATSFGYMDYVEKVSKEHPDVKFLHCSGYKTTENMSNYFGRMYEPRYLSGVVAGLKTKSNKVGYVAAFEIPEVIRGINAFTLGVRSVNPDAKVMVRWTHTWYDPAKEKEAAKSLLDEGTDVIAQHQDTAGPQQAAEEAGACSIGYNTDSFDKAPKAYMTAPVWNWGPYYVEQVKAAKEGSWESHSYWGGMKDKIVELAPLTENAPEAAEAKIKEVEAKILNGELNIFGGPLKNQEGEVVVEDGKMLTDGEMLSMDWFVEGVEGKIEK